Genomic window (Chondrocystis sp. NIES-4102):
TCCCCTACCTGGTTTAGGTATTGAAATGGATATTGCTGAAGGTAAAGGGCCGATCATTAGTTCTCCTATTCGTACTCAACAACAAGTAGATGAATTACGAGCTTTAGATCCTGAAGCATCATTACCTTTTATTAAAACTATTTTGCAGAGTTTGCGTGAGGAAGTTGGTAACAAATCTACTGTTTTAGGCTTTGTCGGCGCACCTTGGACTTTGGCTGCTTATGCTGTTGAGGGTAAAGGATCGAAAACTTACTCTAATATCAAAGGGATGGCATTTTCCGATCCTACAATTCTTCATCAACTATTGAGTAAATTAGCTGATGCGATCGCTACCTATGTTTGTTATCAAATAGACTGTGGCGCACAAGCTGTACAAATGTTTGATTCTTGGGCTGGACAATTGTCTCCTCAAGATTATGAAACCTTCGCTCTACCCTATCAACAGCAAGTATTTCGCCAAGTTAAAGAAACTCATCCTGATACACCATTAATTCTTTTGGTCAGTGGTAGTGCAGGAGTACTAGAAAAAATGGCTTTATCTGGAGCAGATATTGTAACTGTAGACTGGACAGTGGACATGGCAGAAGCAAGAGGGAGACTAGGTAAAGAGATAAAAGTACAAGGAAATCTCGATCCTGGGGTGTTGTTTGGTTCTCAAGAATTCATCCGCGATCGCATTTTAGATACAATTCGTAAAGCAGGTAATCAAGGACATATCCTTAATTTAGGTCATGGTGTACTAGTTGGTACTCCTGAAGACAATGTACGTTATTTCTTTGAAACAGCCAAACAAGCCGATCAGTTATTGGCTCATGTTTAGAACAAGCGAGCAACTGTTAGCATAATTTCAAATAATAGTAGTTAAAGCATAATTACTATAATAAAGGGGCAATGATTGTAAAGTAAGATTATGAGACTTTACTTTCTTGCCCTTTTAAATGTCTTTGTTTAGTAGGTTAAATTAAATATAAGATCTTAAATATAGGATTTACATATAAATTATTTCAGAGAAATTCTATTTTATAAATAATTGAAAATCAATTTGGGAAAGCAATATATCCTTAAAAAACACAAAAACTAAATAAGTATTCTCTTGTTGTAATTTTCTTTATTGATAAAAAAAATAATTATCAATTATTCATTATCAATTATCAATTAGTTTATGTCCGATTTAATCATCTTTTGGCATCGTCGCGATTTACGCATCTTTGATAATGTCGGTTTGAGTGCTGCTGCTGCACAGACAAATAAGGTAGTTGGCTTATTTTGCCTCGATGGAAATATTCTAGAAAGGGATGATGTAGCACCAGCTAGAGTAACCTATATGATAGGCTGTCTACAAGCATTAGAGCAAAGTTATCGAGATCTTGGTAGTCAATTATTAATTATTAAGGGTGAACCCGTTACCGCTATTCCACAATTAGCAGCAGCCTTAGCAGCCAAAGCAGTATATTGGAATTTAGATGTAGAACCCTACGCACAAAAACGCGATCGCTCGGTAACTGAAGCTTTAACAATCAAGGGAATAGGGACAAGTAACTTTTGGGATCAGTTATTGCACCACCCAGGCGAAATTGTCACCAAATTATCCAATGAACCTTATAAGGTTTATACTCCCTTCTGGCGTAGTTGGAGTGAAAAACCCAAATCTGCGATCGTACCCCAGCCTAAACAGCTACAAGGTTTAAGTGAAAGTGAACTACAAAGTGCAACTAGTGCTGGAATAATCCCTTTACCCACGGCTAAAGATCTAGGCTATGGCTGGGATAATCCTCTAGTTTTAGAACCTGGAGAAACCCCAGCTAAGGAAAGATTAGAAGAATTTAGCGATCGCTCTATCCACTCTTATGATGAAGAACGAAATTTTCCCTATCTAGACGGCACATCTCAATTAAGTGCTGCTTTAAAATTTGGTGCAATAGGTATTCGTACAGTCTGGCAAACCACCGAGGATATTTTAGCCCAATGTCGTAGTGATGAGGCGAAAACTAGTATAGTAACCTGGCGTAAAGAATTGGCTTGGCGTGAATTCTATCAACACTGTATGTTCTTCTTTCCAGAATTAGCCGAAGGTGCATATCGTCAAGAATTTAAAGATTTTCCTTGGGAAAATAACGAAGAAAAATTTCAAGCATGGTGTGAGGGAAGAACAGGATACCCTATAGTTGATGCAGCAATGCGACAGTTGAATGAAACAGGATGGATGCACAACCGTTGTCGGATGATTGTTGCTAGTTTTTTAACCAAAGATTTAATAATTGATTGGCGTTGGGGAGAAAAATATTTCATGCAGCGACTCTACGACGGCGATCTCTCTGCTAATAAT
Coding sequences:
- a CDS encoding uroporphyrinogen decarboxylase, whose product is MSDRKETPLLLRAARGEILERPPVWMMRQAGRYMKAYRDIRDKYPSFRERSEIPEVAIEISLQPWKAFQPDGVIMFSDIVTPLPGLGIEMDIAEGKGPIISSPIRTQQQVDELRALDPEASLPFIKTILQSLREEVGNKSTVLGFVGAPWTLAAYAVEGKGSKTYSNIKGMAFSDPTILHQLLSKLADAIATYVCYQIDCGAQAVQMFDSWAGQLSPQDYETFALPYQQQVFRQVKETHPDTPLILLVSGSAGVLEKMALSGADIVTVDWTVDMAEARGRLGKEIKVQGNLDPGVLFGSQEFIRDRILDTIRKAGNQGHILNLGHGVLVGTPEDNVRYFFETAKQADQLLAHV
- a CDS encoding deoxyribodipyrimidine photolyase: MSDLIIFWHRRDLRIFDNVGLSAAAAQTNKVVGLFCLDGNILERDDVAPARVTYMIGCLQALEQSYRDLGSQLLIIKGEPVTAIPQLAAALAAKAVYWNLDVEPYAQKRDRSVTEALTIKGIGTSNFWDQLLHHPGEIVTKLSNEPYKVYTPFWRSWSEKPKSAIVPQPKQLQGLSESELQSATSAGIIPLPTAKDLGYGWDNPLVLEPGETPAKERLEEFSDRSIHSYDEERNFPYLDGTSQLSAALKFGAIGIRTVWQTTEDILAQCRSDEAKTSIVTWRKELAWREFYQHCMFFFPELAEGAYRQEFKDFPWENNEEKFQAWCEGRTGYPIVDAAMRQLNETGWMHNRCRMIVASFLTKDLIIDWRWGEKYFMQRLYDGDLSANNGGWQWSASSGMDPKPLRIFNPATQAAKFDQDGEYIRQWLPEISSMETEYLVTGKIPPQERAGYDYPPPLVDHKIQQRKFKALYQQQKSYQ